The Camelina sativa cultivar DH55 chromosome 14, Cs, whole genome shotgun sequence genome includes a window with the following:
- the LOC104741359 gene encoding uncharacterized protein LOC104741359, with the protein MEGGRGSVDESHVDRMFDTTIEELCKNLCELQSSNQSPSRQSFGSYGDESKIDSDLQHLALGEMRGIDILEDEEGDEEEDEVAKPEEFDIKSNSSKFGLDVIPKDMEKRVGKKDVNRSNVGVGGGTRKKKVGTTTTTKLQNGNEEPSSENVELARFLLNQARNLVSSGDSTHKGLELSHRAAKLFEASAENGKPCLEWIMCLHVTAAIHCKLKEYNEAIPVLQRSVEIPVVEEGEEHALAKFSGLMQLGDTYAMVGQIENSISCYTEGLNIQKKVLGENDPRVGETCRYLSEALVQALRFDEAQQVCETALSIHKETGLPGSIAEAADRRLMGLICETKGDHENALEHLVLASMAMAANGQESEVAFVDTSIGDSYLSLSRFDEAICAYQKSLTALKTAKGENHPAVGSVYIRLADLYNRTGKVREAKSYCENALRIYESHNLDISPEEIASGLTDISVICESMNEVEQAISLLQKALKIYSDSPGQKIMIAGIEAQMGVLYYMMGKYMESYNTFKSAVSKLRATGKKQSTFFGIALNQMGLACIQLDAIEEAVELFEEAKCVLEQECGPYHPETLGLYSNLAGAYDAIGRLDDAIALLGHVVGVREEKLGTANPVTEDEKKRLVQLLKEAGNVTGRKAKSLKTLIDSDLTSSALR; encoded by the exons ATGGAAGGAGGAAGAGGGTCTGTTGACGAATCGCATGTCGATCGAATGTTCGACACAACGATAGAGGAGCTTTGTAAGAATCTCTGCGAATTGCAAAGTTCTAACCAATCTCCATCGAGGCAGAGCTTTGGATCTTACGGTGATGAGTCAAAGATTGATTCTGATCTACAACATCTTGCTTTGGGAGAGATGCGAGGTATTGATATcttggaagatgaagaaggagatgaggaGGAGGACGAAGTGGCAAAGCCAGAAGAGTTTGATATCAAGTCAAACTCTTCAAAGTTTGGTTTGGATGTCATTCCCAAAGATATGGAGAAACGAGTTGGTAAGAAGGATGTGAATAGATCGAACGTGGGAGTTGGTGGTGgtacgaggaagaagaaagtaggaactaccaccaccaccaagttGCAAAATGGAAATGAAGAGCCGTCATCTGAAAACGTAGAGCTGGCACGGTTTTTACTGAACCAAGCGAGAAACTTGGTTAGTTCTGGTGATAGTACTCACAAAGGTCTCGAGTTAAGTCATAGAGCAGCTAAGTTGTTTGAGGCTTCTGCAGAGAATGGGAAACCGTGTTTAGAATGGATCATGTGTTTGCATGTTACAGCAGCTATCCATTGTAAGTTAAAGGAGTACAATGAGGCAATCCCGGTTCTGCAGCGCTCAGTTGAGATTCCAGTTGTCGAAGAAGGTGAAGAGCATGCTCTTGCTAAATTTTCTGGTCTGATGCAGTTAGGTGACACTTATGCTATGGTGGGGCAGATAGAGAACTCGATATCTTGTTATACCGAGGGACTGAACATTCAGAAGAAGGTTTTGGGAGAAAATGACCCAAGAGTTGGTGAAACATGCAGGTACCTATCAGAGGCTCTTGTGCAAGCATTACGGTTTGATGAGGCTCAGCAGGTGTGTGAAACGGCTCTTTCTATACATAAAGAAACAGGTTTACCAGGTTCAATCGCAGAGGCGGCAGATAGAAGACTCATGGGTCTTATATGTGAGACTAAGGGAGATCATGAGAATGCCCTCGAGCATTTGGTATTAGCCAGTATGGCCATGGCAGCAAATGGACAAGAGTCTGAGGTTGCTTTTGTTGATACTAGCATTGGTGACTCGTACTTGTCTTTGTCTCGGTTTGATGAAGCAATTTGTGCTTACCAGAAATCTCTGACAGCACTGAAGACAGCAAAAGGAGAGAACCATCCAGCTGTCGGTTCAGTTTATATCCGTTTAGCTGATCTCTATAACCGAACAGGAAAAGTTCGAGAAGCAAAATCTTATTGTGAAAATGCTCTCCGGATATACGAGTCGCATAACCTAGACATATCTCCTGAAGAGATTGCAAGTGGTCTTACAGATATCTCCGTGATTTGTGAGTCTATGAACGAGGTGGAACAAGCTATTAGCTTGCTTCAAAAGGCGCTCAAGATATACTCTGATTCTCCTGGTCAGAAAATCATGATTGCAGGAATTGAAGCTCAAATGGGAGTGCTTTACTATATGATGGGGAAGTATATGGAGTCGTACAACACATTTAAGAGCGCTGTCTCAAAACTACGGGCAACTGGAAAGAAACAATCGACGTTCTTTGGGATTGCACTTAACCAAATGGGTTTAGCATGCATTCAGCTCGACGCAATAGAAGAGGCTGTTGAGTTGTTTGAGGAGGCCAAGTGTGTTTTAGAACAAGAATGTGGTCCTTATCACCCTGAAACACTTGGATTGTACAGCAACCTTGCTGGAGCTTATGATGCAATTGGCAG GTTGGATGATGCGATTGCCCTGCTAGGACACGTGGTTGGGGTTCGGGAGGAAAAGCTCGGGACAGCGAATCCTGTAACGGAAGACGAGAAGAAGAGGCTGGTCCAACTCTTGAAAGAAGCTGGTAACGTTACAGGAAGGAAAGCTAAATCCCTCAAGACTCTAATTGATTCCGATCTCACTTCCTCGGCTCTTCGTTAA
- the LOC104741365 gene encoding protein EXECUTER 2, chloroplastic produces the protein MATTHHHPCLLGQRISVPRFHHLFSPKVPDKRSNFSVSIGLRHSFGASSISTCNPKTPSLSCLRNCAAVDDADTTTSSSEDKWDWDRWNRHFSEVEEVEAVVSLLKSQLEEAVKKEDFEEAVKLKQAIAEATVDDAVAEIMRQLQTAISEERYHDASRLCNETGSGLVGWWVSRPRDYAELFGRIVHITPGVGRFIAKSYSPRQLVAGAAGTPIFEIFVVKDKDGGYIMQVVYLRKCLSTSVNSYLSGPESSNASIDDPSIGDLRGSEVKVDKKEDKLVNAGEPTEEGIKHVLKFLKDKIPGLKMKVMDGIKIPQEEIVGSDDATEELVGEGIEETNSSDEEEEEEEETDSIEEISSMDSADYEKHLNTKLVIGGVLHNIEDSSIDDDTDRVSADIMDAKRDSFILHVPREKVFDYSMVRRQYRAPKEQVTAIAPQGISDLMPPEVAKTFWGSEKASLKVSNSLDEMVRIGFESVQEGICFSDYTSYNRIITPESNLDPFDGLYVGAFGPYGTEIVQLKRKYGRWEDAEGSTSSDIEFFEYVEAVKLTGDPNVPAGQVTFRARIGNGSRMTDHGLFPEELGVLASYGGQGRVADIEFKNPKWVAGKLLKLNGKGMGPYVKGADLGFLYIGPDPEKSFLVLFNRLRLPE, from the exons ATGGCGAcaactcatcatcatccatgCCTTCTCGGTCAAAGAATCTCCGTTCCTCGATTTCACCACCTCTTCAGCCCTAAAGTTCCGGACAAACGCTCTAATTTCTCCGTATCTATCGGCCTACGACACTCCTTCGGCGCTTCTTCTATATCAACCTGTAACCCTAAAACACCGTCTCTGAGCTGTCTACGAAATTGCGCCGCCGTTGATGACGCAGATACTACCACGAGTTCGTCTGAGGATAAGTGGGATTGGGATCGTTGGAACCGTCACTTCTCCGAGGTTGAAGAAGTCGAGGCCGTTGTTTCTCTTCTCAAG TCTCAACTTGAAGAGGCCGTTAAAAAAGAAGACTTTGAAGAAGCAGTTAAGTTGAAACAAGCCATTGCTGAAGCTACTGTTGATGATGCTGTCGCTGAGATTATGCGCCAGTTACAG ACTGCAATAAGCGAAGAGCGTTACCATGATGCTTCCAGGTTATGCAATGAGACAGGAAGTGGACTG GTGGGCTGGTGGGTTAGTCGTCCTCGAGATTATGCGGAACTATTTGGCAGAATTGTACACATAACTCCCGGTGTTGGTAGGTTTATTGCCAAGAGTTACAGTCCAAG ACAGCTTGTGGCTGGAGCAGCTGGAACAcctatttttgagatttttgttgttaaagacAAGGACGGAGGATATATTATGCAG GTAGTGTATTTGAGGAAATGCCTTTCCACTTCCGTGAACTCCTATTTAAGCGGACCGGAATCATCGAATGCCTCAATTGATGATCCATCCATTGGAGATTTGCGTGGAAGTGAAGTGAAGGTggataaaaaagaagataagCTAGTGAATGCTGGGGAACCAACTGAAGAAGGAATTAAACATGTGCTAAAATTTCTAAAAGATAAAATCCCAGGGCTAAAGATGAAAGTAATGGATGGTATTAAAATCCCTCAGGAAGAGATTGTAGGTAGTGATGATGCTACTGAAGAGCTGGTTGGAGAAGGCATTGAGGAAACAAATTcttctgatgaagaagaggaagaagaagaagaaactgacaGTATTGAGGAAATTTCATCCATGGATAGTGCAGATTATGAAAAGCATTTAAACACTAAGCTTGTCATCGGAGGGGTTCTACACAACATAGAGGATTCCTCTATAGATGATGATACTGATCGTGTTTCAGCAGATATAATGGATGCTAAAAGAGATTCCTTTATCTTGCATGTTCCTAGGGAAAAGGTGTTTGATTATAGTATGGTCAGAAGGCAATACAGAGCGCCCAAGGAACAAGTAACAGCTATTGCACCTCAAGGAATTTCAGATCTGATGCCACCAGAGGTTGCCAAGACGTTCTGGGGTTCAGAGAAAGCTTCTTTGAAG GTATCGAATTCTTTGGATGAGATGGTCAGGATTGGTTTCGAAAGTGTACAAGAAGGAATTTGTTTCTCTGACTATACATCATATAATAGAATCATAACTCCTGAAAGCAACCTAGACCCTTTTGACG GCCTATATGTGGGTGCATTCGGGCCTTATGGCACCGAGATAGTGCAACTTAAGCGTAAGTATGGTCGGTGGGAGGATGCAGAGGGAAGCACCTCATCAGATATAGAGTTCTTTGAATATGTTGAGGCTGTAAAGTTGACAGGGGATCCAAATGTGCCGGCTGGACAg GTGACATTTCGTGCAAGGATTGGGAATGGGAGTCGCATGACGGATCATGGATTGTTTCCAGAGGAACTGGGAGTG CTTGCGAGTTACGGAGGACAAGGAAGAGTCGCCGACATTGAGTTTAAAAACCCAAAATGGGTCGCGGGAAAGCTATTAAAACTCAACGGAAAG GGAATGGGACCATATGTGAAAGGCGCGGATCTTGGATTTCTATATATTGGCCCTGACCCTGAGAAGAGTTTCTTGGTCCTTTTCAACCGTCTGAGACTGCCTGAGTGA